A genomic stretch from Acinonyx jubatus isolate Ajub_Pintada_27869175 chromosome E2, VMU_Ajub_asm_v1.0, whole genome shotgun sequence includes:
- the TSKS gene encoding testis-specific serine kinase substrate isoform X7, with translation MASVVVKTIWQSKEIHEAGDPPAGVESHSELVPEAPEGVSTPAKGITKKKKAVSFHGVEPRMSHKPMHWCLNLKRSSACTNVSLLNLAAMEPTDSSGTDSTTEDSGPLVLPVPPASPTLPWASDDPDISEILSGVNSGLVRAKDSITSLKEKTTRVNQHVQTLQSECSVLSENLERRRQEAEELEGYCSQLKENCLKVTQSVEDAEIKTNVLKQNSALLEEKLRYLQQQLQNETPRRQEAEVQELEQKLEAGLSRQGLGPPAQPPGSSGPPGSPNEPPRPRSLASGGWGMGPRAGEGPVVSEKELQKVSAGLEELRREVSSLTARWHQEEGAVQEALRLLGGLGGRLDGFLGQWERAQREQAQTARGLQELRGRADELCTLVERSAVSVASLRSELEGLGPMKPILEELGRQFRSSRRGSDLSMTLDRPPQGSCARCASQGQQLSTESLQQLLERALTPLVDEVKQRGLAPACPSCQRLHKKILPSPASPAAPTLLSPGAGAPGLGQTHQGRGPKLHPSAGPRRSLAGQEPAADRQDEAGGEGGHSGLCTPEDVLPPRSTQQPAT, from the exons CCCGAGGCTCCTGAGGGGGTGAGCACCCCGGCCAAGGGGATCACGAAGAAAAAGAAGGCCGTGTCGTTCCACGG GGTGGAGCCTCGGATGTCCCACAAGCCAATGCACTGGTGCCTGAACCTCAAGAGGTCCTCCGCCTGCACCAATGTGTCACTGCTCAACCTGGCCGCGATGGAGCCCACTGACTCCTCAGGGACAGACTCAACCACAGAGGACAGTGGCCCGCTTGTACTGCCggtgccccctgcctcccccactctaCCCTGGGCTTCGGATGACCCAGACATCTCGGAAATACTG AGTGGGGTCAACAGTGGATTGGTCCGTGCCAAAGACTCCATCACCAGCTTGAAGGAAAAGACCACCAGGGTTAACCAGCACGTGCAGACGCTGCAG AGTGAGTGTTCTGTGCTGAGCGAGAATCTAGAGAGAAGGCGGCAAGAGGCAGAGGAACTAGAAGGCTACTGCAGTCAACTCAAG GAGAACTGCCTGAAGGTGACCCAGTCGGTGGAAGACGCTGAAATAAAAACCAACGTCCTGAAGCAGAACTCTGCCCTGCTggag GAGAAGCTGCGTTATCTCCAGCAGCAGCTGCAGAACGAGACACCGCGGAGGCAGGAGGCCGAGGTGCAGGAGCTGGAGCAGAAGCTGGAGGCTGGCCTCTCTCGGCAGGGCCTGGGCCCCCCCGCCCAGCCTCCTGGCTCCTCTGGCCCTCCGGGGAGCCCCAACGAACCCCCGCGACCGCGCAGCCTGGCCTCAGGCGGTTGGGGAATGGGGCCGCGGGCGGGGGAGGGCCCCGTCGTGAGCGAGAAGGAGTTGCAGAAAGTCTCTGCCGGCCTTGAGGAGCTGAG GAGGGAGGTGTCCTCGCTGACTGCCCGGTGGCATCAGGAGGAGGGGGCGGTACAGGAGGCCCTGCGGCTGCTCGGGGGCCTGGGCGGCAGGCTCGACGGCTTCCTGGGCCAGTGGGAGCGGGCGCAGCGTGAGCAGGCGCAGACCGCGCGGGGCCTACAGGAGCTGCGAGGCCGGGCGGATGAGCTGTGCACCTT GGTGGAGCGATCTGCAGTGTCTGTGGCTTCACTGAGGAGCGAACTGGAGGGGCTGGGCCCAATGAAACCTATTCTGGAGGAGCTGGGGCGGCAATTTCGGAGCTCTCGAAGAGGGTCTGACCTCTCCATGACCCTGGATCGGCCGCCCCAAGGCTCCTGTGCCCGCTGTGCCAG ccaGGGGCAGCAGCTGTCCACCGAGTCCCTGCAGCAGCTACTGGAGCGAGCACTGACCCCTCTAGTGGATGAGGTGAAGCAGAGGGGCCTGGCTCCCGCCTGCCCCAGCTGCCAGCGGCTACACAAGAAGATTCTG ccaagTCCGGCAAGCCCAGCCGCGCCTACACTCCTCTCCCCAGGAGCTGGAGCGCCAGGCCTTGGCCAAACACATCAGGGCAGAGGCCCTAAGCTCCACCCTTCGGCTGGCCCAAGACGAAGCCTTGCGGGCCAAGAACCTGCTGCTGACCGACAAGATGAAGCCGGA ggagaaggtggccactCTGGACTATGTACACCTGAAGATGTGCTCCCTCCACGATCAACTCAGCAACCTGCCACTTGA
- the TSKS gene encoding testis-specific serine kinase substrate isoform X8, with product MASVVVKTIWQSKEIHEAGDPPAGVESHSELVPEAPEGVSTPAKGITKKKKAVSFHGVEPRMSHKPMHWCLNLKRSSACTNVSLLNLAAMEPTDSSGTDSTTEDSGPLVLPVPPASPTLPWASDDPDISEILSGVNSGLVRAKDSITSLKEKTTRVNQHVQTLQSECSVLSENLERRRQEAEELEGYCSQLKGPCPGVLTQENCLKVTQSVEDAEIKTNVLKQNSALLEEKLRYLQQQLQNETPRRQEAEVQELEQKLEAGLSRQGLGPPAQPPGSSGPPGSPNEPPRPRSLASGGWGMGPRAGEGPVVSEKELQKVSAGLEELRREVSSLTARWHQEEGAVQEALRLLGGLGGRLDGFLGQWERAQREQAQTARGLQELRGRADELCTLVERSAVSVASLRSELEGLGPMKPILEELGRQFRSSRRGSDLSMTLDRPPQGSCARCASQGQQLSTESLQQLLERALTPLVDEVKQRGLAPACPSCQRLHKKILELERQALAKHIRAEALSSTLRLAQDEALRAKNLLLTDKMKPE from the exons CCCGAGGCTCCTGAGGGGGTGAGCACCCCGGCCAAGGGGATCACGAAGAAAAAGAAGGCCGTGTCGTTCCACGG GGTGGAGCCTCGGATGTCCCACAAGCCAATGCACTGGTGCCTGAACCTCAAGAGGTCCTCCGCCTGCACCAATGTGTCACTGCTCAACCTGGCCGCGATGGAGCCCACTGACTCCTCAGGGACAGACTCAACCACAGAGGACAGTGGCCCGCTTGTACTGCCggtgccccctgcctcccccactctaCCCTGGGCTTCGGATGACCCAGACATCTCGGAAATACTG AGTGGGGTCAACAGTGGATTGGTCCGTGCCAAAGACTCCATCACCAGCTTGAAGGAAAAGACCACCAGGGTTAACCAGCACGTGCAGACGCTGCAG AGTGAGTGTTCTGTGCTGAGCGAGAATCTAGAGAGAAGGCGGCAAGAGGCAGAGGAACTAGAAGGCTACTGCAGTCAACTCAAG GGCCCCTGCCCTGGTGTTCTGACCCAGGAGAACTGCCTGAAGGTGACCCAGTCGGTGGAAGACGCTGAAATAAAAACCAACGTCCTGAAGCAGAACTCTGCCCTGCTggag GAGAAGCTGCGTTATCTCCAGCAGCAGCTGCAGAACGAGACACCGCGGAGGCAGGAGGCCGAGGTGCAGGAGCTGGAGCAGAAGCTGGAGGCTGGCCTCTCTCGGCAGGGCCTGGGCCCCCCCGCCCAGCCTCCTGGCTCCTCTGGCCCTCCGGGGAGCCCCAACGAACCCCCGCGACCGCGCAGCCTGGCCTCAGGCGGTTGGGGAATGGGGCCGCGGGCGGGGGAGGGCCCCGTCGTGAGCGAGAAGGAGTTGCAGAAAGTCTCTGCCGGCCTTGAGGAGCTGAG GAGGGAGGTGTCCTCGCTGACTGCCCGGTGGCATCAGGAGGAGGGGGCGGTACAGGAGGCCCTGCGGCTGCTCGGGGGCCTGGGCGGCAGGCTCGACGGCTTCCTGGGCCAGTGGGAGCGGGCGCAGCGTGAGCAGGCGCAGACCGCGCGGGGCCTACAGGAGCTGCGAGGCCGGGCGGATGAGCTGTGCACCTT GGTGGAGCGATCTGCAGTGTCTGTGGCTTCACTGAGGAGCGAACTGGAGGGGCTGGGCCCAATGAAACCTATTCTGGAGGAGCTGGGGCGGCAATTTCGGAGCTCTCGAAGAGGGTCTGACCTCTCCATGACCCTGGATCGGCCGCCCCAAGGCTCCTGTGCCCGCTGTGCCAG ccaGGGGCAGCAGCTGTCCACCGAGTCCCTGCAGCAGCTACTGGAGCGAGCACTGACCCCTCTAGTGGATGAGGTGAAGCAGAGGGGCCTGGCTCCCGCCTGCCCCAGCTGCCAGCGGCTACACAAGAAGATTCTG GAGCTGGAGCGCCAGGCCTTGGCCAAACACATCAGGGCAGAGGCCCTAAGCTCCACCCTTCGGCTGGCCCAAGACGAAGCCTTGCGGGCCAAGAACCTGCTGCTGACCGACAAGATGAAGCCGGAGTGA
- the TSKS gene encoding testis-specific serine kinase substrate isoform X9, translating to MASVVVKTIWQSKEIHEAGDPPAGVESHSELVPEAPEGVSTPAKGITKKKKAVSFHGVEPRMSHKPMHWCLNLKRSSACTNVSLLNLAAMEPTDSSGTDSTTEDSGPLVLPVPPASPTLPWASDDPDISEILSGVNSGLVRAKDSITSLKEKTTRVNQHVQTLQSECSVLSENLERRRQEAEELEGYCSQLKENCLKVTQSVEDAEIKTNVLKQNSALLEEKLRYLQQQLQNETPRRQEAEVQELEQKLEAGLSRQGLGPPAQPPGSSGPPGSPNEPPRPRSLASGGWGMGPRAGEGPVVSEKELQKVSAGLEELRREVSSLTARWHQEEGAVQEALRLLGGLGGRLDGFLGQWERAQREQAQTARGLQELRGRADELCTLVERSAVSVASLRSELEGLGPMKPILEELGRQFRSSRRGSDLSMTLDRPPQGSCARCASQGQQLSTESLQQLLERALTPLVDEVKQRGLAPACPSCQRLHKKILELERQALAKHIRAEALSSTLRLAQDEALRAKNLLLTDKMKPE from the exons CCCGAGGCTCCTGAGGGGGTGAGCACCCCGGCCAAGGGGATCACGAAGAAAAAGAAGGCCGTGTCGTTCCACGG GGTGGAGCCTCGGATGTCCCACAAGCCAATGCACTGGTGCCTGAACCTCAAGAGGTCCTCCGCCTGCACCAATGTGTCACTGCTCAACCTGGCCGCGATGGAGCCCACTGACTCCTCAGGGACAGACTCAACCACAGAGGACAGTGGCCCGCTTGTACTGCCggtgccccctgcctcccccactctaCCCTGGGCTTCGGATGACCCAGACATCTCGGAAATACTG AGTGGGGTCAACAGTGGATTGGTCCGTGCCAAAGACTCCATCACCAGCTTGAAGGAAAAGACCACCAGGGTTAACCAGCACGTGCAGACGCTGCAG AGTGAGTGTTCTGTGCTGAGCGAGAATCTAGAGAGAAGGCGGCAAGAGGCAGAGGAACTAGAAGGCTACTGCAGTCAACTCAAG GAGAACTGCCTGAAGGTGACCCAGTCGGTGGAAGACGCTGAAATAAAAACCAACGTCCTGAAGCAGAACTCTGCCCTGCTggag GAGAAGCTGCGTTATCTCCAGCAGCAGCTGCAGAACGAGACACCGCGGAGGCAGGAGGCCGAGGTGCAGGAGCTGGAGCAGAAGCTGGAGGCTGGCCTCTCTCGGCAGGGCCTGGGCCCCCCCGCCCAGCCTCCTGGCTCCTCTGGCCCTCCGGGGAGCCCCAACGAACCCCCGCGACCGCGCAGCCTGGCCTCAGGCGGTTGGGGAATGGGGCCGCGGGCGGGGGAGGGCCCCGTCGTGAGCGAGAAGGAGTTGCAGAAAGTCTCTGCCGGCCTTGAGGAGCTGAG GAGGGAGGTGTCCTCGCTGACTGCCCGGTGGCATCAGGAGGAGGGGGCGGTACAGGAGGCCCTGCGGCTGCTCGGGGGCCTGGGCGGCAGGCTCGACGGCTTCCTGGGCCAGTGGGAGCGGGCGCAGCGTGAGCAGGCGCAGACCGCGCGGGGCCTACAGGAGCTGCGAGGCCGGGCGGATGAGCTGTGCACCTT GGTGGAGCGATCTGCAGTGTCTGTGGCTTCACTGAGGAGCGAACTGGAGGGGCTGGGCCCAATGAAACCTATTCTGGAGGAGCTGGGGCGGCAATTTCGGAGCTCTCGAAGAGGGTCTGACCTCTCCATGACCCTGGATCGGCCGCCCCAAGGCTCCTGTGCCCGCTGTGCCAG ccaGGGGCAGCAGCTGTCCACCGAGTCCCTGCAGCAGCTACTGGAGCGAGCACTGACCCCTCTAGTGGATGAGGTGAAGCAGAGGGGCCTGGCTCCCGCCTGCCCCAGCTGCCAGCGGCTACACAAGAAGATTCTG GAGCTGGAGCGCCAGGCCTTGGCCAAACACATCAGGGCAGAGGCCCTAAGCTCCACCCTTCGGCTGGCCCAAGACGAAGCCTTGCGGGCCAAGAACCTGCTGCTGACCGACAAGATGAAGCCGGAGTGA